One window of Mesorhizobium loti R88b genomic DNA carries:
- a CDS encoding xanthine dehydrogenase family protein molybdopterin-binding subunit encodes MAIRRGRGVAAINYPTGMNLGGDPTQALVHSTPTGNFMVTLSSVDLGQGMKQIMAQICAETIGVPTDRVVVDTADTDTGPHCMGTFASRGTHRAGNAVIQAAKEARQVMLEVAAEELEVNASDLDTDGQGNILVKGAPQKSISIFDVALSAHFKRGRSISGRGMFLIPRSYPEKETGAMKPSTCYAHACTVAEVEVDDETGEVTVLTVKNVFEIGRALNPKMVEQQLVGGSWMGISHALYETTEPYYPNRDHGGTDFNQYLMPGPGDLAETEIIVLERPSADGPYGAKGPGEMCANPQIPAVANAVFDAVGVRIDTLPITPERILRALKAQATN; translated from the coding sequence ATGGCGATCCGGCGTGGACGCGGCGTTGCCGCGATCAACTATCCCACGGGCATGAACCTCGGCGGCGACCCGACGCAAGCGCTGGTGCATTCGACGCCGACCGGCAATTTCATGGTGACGCTGTCGTCGGTCGATCTCGGCCAGGGCATGAAGCAGATCATGGCGCAGATCTGCGCCGAAACCATCGGCGTGCCGACCGACCGCGTCGTCGTCGACACCGCCGACACCGACACCGGCCCACACTGCATGGGCACCTTCGCCTCGCGCGGCACGCACCGCGCCGGCAATGCCGTCATCCAGGCCGCCAAGGAAGCCCGCCAGGTGATGCTGGAAGTGGCGGCCGAGGAGCTGGAAGTGAACGCCTCCGACCTCGATACCGACGGCCAGGGCAACATCCTGGTCAAGGGCGCGCCGCAGAAGTCGATCTCGATCTTCGACGTCGCACTGTCGGCGCATTTCAAGCGTGGCCGCTCGATCTCGGGGCGCGGCATGTTCCTGATCCCGCGCTCCTATCCGGAGAAAGAGACCGGCGCGATGAAGCCGTCGACCTGCTACGCGCATGCCTGCACGGTGGCCGAAGTCGAGGTCGATGACGAGACCGGCGAGGTCACCGTGCTGACGGTGAAGAACGTCTTCGAGATCGGCCGCGCGCTGAACCCGAAAATGGTCGAGCAGCAACTGGTCGGCGGCTCCTGGATGGGCATCAGCCACGCGCTCTACGAAACGACCGAGCCCTATTATCCCAACCGCGATCATGGCGGCACCGACTTCAACCAATATCTCATGCCAGGCCCCGGCGATCTCGCCGAGACCGAGATCATCGTGCTGGAGCGGCCTTCCGCCGACGGACCCTACGGCGCCAAGGGGCCAGGCGAAATGTGTGCCAACCCGCAAATCCCCGCCGTCGCCAATGCCGTCTTCGACGCCGTCGGCGTGCGCATCGACACGTTGCCGATCACGCCGGAGCGCATCTTGCGCGCGCTCAAGGCGCAAGCGACGAACTGA
- a CDS encoding xanthine dehydrogenase family protein molybdopterin-binding subunit — protein sequence MELRKSYFADVRKDDLHEIGQPRPRSDSPGHVTGKTAYFADRNFPGMLHLKMVRSPHHHARIRSIDTSEAEKHPGVVKVLTAKDVPHNVYTILILIQVGPEDETVLADGKVRWKGEAVVAVLAETERAAQEAAAKVKVDYEVLPAVFDMEEALKPGAPLVNEYHGQNYYLYDSGECRKVRFGDVEAGFAGADHILEQSYQSSPIEHAPTETTGCVVMPEGNDRFTCYTNTQAMFFTLDNTSIILQMPGSKLHFVGGTVGGGFGGKVDVIVEPIAILGAKLTGRPVSFIYSREEEMQISSPRAAEKVVIKDGVMKDGRIVARKVTGYTDAGAYSRHSPYGAQKGAGHYPGPYTIPNVWIDTYCVYTNRTPSSAMRGFGVTIGDFALEVQMDKLARLIGMDPLEFRFINAYRDGDMKAHRQPTEGAALIECMQEASRAANWPVAEKYMAMSSYKNGA from the coding sequence ATGGAACTGCGCAAGAGCTATTTCGCCGATGTCCGCAAGGACGATCTGCACGAGATAGGCCAGCCCCGTCCGCGTTCGGACTCACCCGGCCATGTCACCGGCAAGACAGCCTATTTCGCCGACCGCAACTTTCCCGGCATGCTGCATTTGAAGATGGTGCGCAGCCCACATCACCATGCGCGCATCCGCTCGATCGACACCTCGGAAGCCGAAAAACATCCGGGCGTGGTCAAGGTGCTGACCGCCAAGGACGTGCCGCACAACGTCTACACCATCCTGATCCTGATCCAGGTCGGACCGGAGGACGAGACGGTGCTGGCCGACGGCAAGGTGCGCTGGAAGGGCGAGGCCGTGGTGGCGGTGCTGGCCGAAACCGAGCGCGCTGCCCAGGAAGCCGCCGCCAAGGTCAAGGTCGACTACGAGGTGCTGCCGGCCGTCTTCGACATGGAGGAAGCGCTGAAGCCCGGCGCGCCTTTGGTCAACGAATATCATGGCCAGAACTATTATCTCTATGACAGCGGCGAATGCCGCAAGGTGCGTTTTGGTGATGTCGAGGCGGGCTTTGCCGGCGCCGACCACATATTGGAGCAGAGCTACCAGTCCTCGCCGATCGAGCATGCGCCGACCGAGACCACCGGTTGCGTGGTGATGCCCGAGGGCAATGACCGCTTCACCTGCTACACCAACACGCAGGCGATGTTCTTCACCCTGGACAACACCTCGATCATCTTGCAGATGCCCGGCAGCAAATTGCACTTCGTCGGCGGCACCGTCGGTGGCGGTTTTGGCGGCAAGGTCGACGTCATCGTCGAGCCGATCGCTATCCTCGGCGCCAAACTCACCGGCAGGCCGGTATCCTTCATCTACAGCCGTGAGGAGGAGATGCAGATCTCCTCGCCGCGCGCGGCCGAAAAGGTCGTTATCAAGGATGGCGTCATGAAGGACGGCCGCATCGTCGCGCGGAAAGTCACCGGCTATACCGATGCCGGCGCCTATTCGCGGCATTCGCCCTATGGCGCGCAGAAGGGTGCCGGCCACTACCCCGGCCCCTACACCATCCCCAATGTCTGGATCGACACCTATTGCGTCTACACCAACCGCACGCCGTCATCGGCCATGCGCGGCTTCGGCGTCACAATCGGCGACTTCGCGCTGGAGGTGCAGATGGACAAGCTGGCGCGGCTGATCGGCATGGACCCGCTCGAATTCCGCTTCATCAACGCCTATCGCGACGGCGACATGAAGGCGCATCGCCAGCCGACCGAGGGCGCGGCCCTGATCGAATGCATGCAGGAAGCCTCGCGTGCCGCCAACTGGCCTGTGGCGGAAAAATACATGGCGATGTCCTCCTACAAGAACGGAGCTTGA
- a CDS encoding (2Fe-2S)-binding protein has translation MAKVPVQFTLNGSEKAEFIDGGTTLLNTLRDKIGDTSPKGGCHQGTCGACSVIIDGELRLSCLTLAEACNGTTITTTSGLSESGVLHPLQRAFLDTFATQCGFCTPGMIMAAKVLLDHTPNPSRDEVVEALSGNICRCTGYEPIIQAVLTAARANSQNAA, from the coding sequence ATGGCGAAGGTCCCGGTCCAGTTCACGCTCAACGGCTCCGAAAAAGCCGAATTCATTGATGGCGGCACGACGCTGCTCAACACGTTGCGCGACAAGATCGGTGACACCTCGCCGAAAGGCGGCTGCCACCAGGGAACCTGCGGCGCCTGCTCGGTCATCATCGACGGAGAGCTTCGGCTGTCCTGCCTGACACTGGCTGAAGCTTGCAACGGGACAACAATCACCACGACGTCGGGACTATCGGAAAGTGGCGTCTTGCATCCGCTGCAGCGCGCCTTCCTCGACACCTTTGCCACGCAATGCGGTTTCTGCACGCCGGGCATGATCATGGCCGCTAAGGTGCTGCTCGACCACACGCCCAACCCAAGCCGCGACGAAGTGGTCGAGGCGCTGTCGGGCAACATATGCCGCTGCACCGGCTACGAGCCGATCATCCAGGCGGTGCTCACGGCCGCTCGCGCCAATTCGCAAAACGCGGCCTGA
- a CDS encoding FAD binding domain-containing protein translates to MALALQTFATVKDANVALKSAGTRYLGGGTLVVRAANEGDVSVSGLVRSTDPALSAIVVSGGKIRIGASVTMAAIARHPDLGALAKASRAVGGPAIRNMATIGGNLFAPAPYGDFAVALLALDAMVSTDDGELPIETFLAGRNDSCAIVTSVSFTLPKADSFRFLKVSRVKPKGVSVLSIAAVLEQAADGTVSSSRIALGCMADRPMRARAAEKALAGKALDQDGIAAALAAVTEGTAPITDPIASAWYRAEVLPVHLGRLLLT, encoded by the coding sequence ATGGCGCTGGCACTCCAGACTTTTGCAACGGTTAAGGACGCGAACGTGGCGCTGAAGTCGGCCGGCACCCGCTATCTCGGCGGCGGCACGCTCGTGGTCCGCGCGGCGAATGAAGGCGATGTTTCGGTTTCCGGCCTTGTCAGGTCGACCGACCCGGCTTTGTCGGCCATCGTGGTCTCCGGCGGCAAGATCCGCATCGGTGCCTCGGTGACGATGGCGGCCATCGCCCGCCATCCGGATCTTGGCGCGCTCGCCAAGGCCTCCCGCGCCGTCGGCGGCCCGGCGATCCGCAACATGGCGACGATCGGCGGCAATCTGTTCGCGCCGGCGCCCTATGGCGACTTCGCCGTTGCCTTGCTGGCGCTCGACGCCATGGTCAGCACCGATGATGGCGAATTGCCTATCGAGACGTTTCTGGCTGGGCGGAACGACAGCTGTGCCATCGTCACGTCAGTCAGCTTCACGTTGCCGAAGGCCGACAGCTTCCGCTTCCTGAAAGTGTCGCGGGTCAAGCCCAAGGGCGTCTCGGTGCTCAGCATCGCCGCCGTTCTGGAACAGGCTGCCGACGGCACCGTGTCTTCGTCGCGCATCGCGCTTGGCTGCATGGCCGACCGGCCGATGCGCGCCAGGGCGGCGGAAAAAGCGCTCGCGGGAAAGGCGCTCGACCAGGACGGCATCGCGGCAGCGCTGGCCGCAGTCACTGAAGGCACCGCGCCGATCACCGATCCGATCGCCAGCGCCTGGTATCGCGCTGAAGTCCTGCCGGTCCATCTCGGCCGGCTGCTGCTGACCTGA